The Ignavibacteriales bacterium region AATCCGCTTGCCAGTATCGTAGATTTCCCTGACGAGCACATTGATTTGATCGACTTTCGTCTGTGCGTCGAGGACCAGATCGTTTTTCAGCTGGTCAAGGCTCGAAGTAATGCGATGGAACCCGTCATTCATCGCTCCCGCCTTCTGCACCACCGCATTCCTGAACGAGCTGTCTTCGGGATGAAGGGAGAGATCCTGAAACGAATTGAAGAAGCTGTTGATCAGTGATCCCACCCCGGCATCGGTAGGTTCATTAAACGCCGCTTCGATCTGACTCAGAACATTCTCTTGCGTCGAGGACTTGCTCAGGAACTGGTTCGTATTCCAAATCTGCTGGTCGACAAAGCTCTGGCGAATTCTCTGGACTCCTATCGCAGCAACACCAGTACCGACATAGCCGAACCCCTCCCTCGTCGGCGGCGTCGCCGCGAGCTGCAGCCTCTGGCGTGTATACCCTGCCGTGCTTGCATTGGAAATATTATGGCTCGTGACGTCAATCCCCGCCCGCTGCGCAGACAATGCACGTTTTGCGACATCCAATATTCCATTCAGTCCGCCCACAGCGCTTGCTCCTCGAGTTAGATTGTCTTGTCCACAAGCTGACGGGCATTGTCGTCAGTCAGTATCCGGAGTGTGTGCTTGATGAACCGGGCCGAGCTATCGAGCAGTAGGCGGTTCTGCTGGTTCGTATGCTGGACGCGCAGGCCCACGGTCTTGATCCTCTGCGCAAGCTCAGAGAGCCGCGTCCCGGTGTTTCCGCCGACGTAGTGTACGACATCGCTCACCGTCGCGCCCCCACGCTTGTCTTTGAACGCAGGCAAGGCAGAAACGATGTCCGCCACAATTGTCACACGCTCCAGCTCGAGATCCCGCATTCGATTGAGCAGCGAGCGTTCACGATCCACAGCGTCAGCCATGACATCCGCTTTGAAATAGATGAGCGATTCTTGTTTCCTTTCCATCGCGTTGAGCAGTTCGTCCGAGACGTCTGCCTCGGTTTGCAGCACATCAGCGAGCTGTTCGGCTGTCCTCATTACTCGGCACTCCCTTGTTGTTCGAAGAGACGGATGTACTTCATGACTCTGTTCACGTACTGGTTCGTTTCAGGAAAAGGAGGAACGCCCTGGTGCTTTTCGACAGCCTGGGGTCCGGCATTATACGACGCGACCGCCAGGCGCACATCACCATCAAACCGGTCAAGGAGCTGCTTGAGATATTTCGATCCTCCAAAGACATTCTGTTGCGGATTCCACACATCCT contains the following coding sequences:
- a CDS encoding flagellar protein FlgN, producing the protein MRTAEQLADVLQTEADVSDELLNAMERKQESLIYFKADVMADAVDRERSLLNRMRDLELERVTIVADIVSALPAFKDKRGGATVSDVVHYVGGNTGTRLSELAQRIKTVGLRVQHTNQQNRLLLDSSARFIKHTLRILTDDNARQLVDKTI